Sequence from the Capsicum annuum cultivar UCD-10X-F1 unplaced genomic scaffold, UCD10Xv1.1 ctg73174, whole genome shotgun sequence genome:
TATAATGTCaaataggatttctttaggatttccagAGATGACATTAACAGTCTTTTTTGTACAAGTACAGAAGGTACTGTTGCAAGCATAATCTTGGCCAGACTGGGATCGATCGAACTCATATGTGGCGTTGATAAATTCTTCGTTGCTATAATCGTCACTAGAAGAGCTGGAAGAGTCGGAAGAGTCTGATGAGTCTTCCAATAtagagaataatttctctttggttTCTTCAGAGAGACCTAATTGGTTCATCTTACTCTTCTTGCCAGATTTACAATCTTTAGCTCTATGGCCAGTTTTACCACAAGTCCAACAAACATCTTTATTTCTAGAGGACTTTTTCCTAGTTTTTCTACTAGTTTTGTAAGACTTCTTTTTAGAGGACTCTTGTCTAGGTTTGGATTTTCTATGTGACTTATAGgattttttcctatgttttttacTAGATGGAGAGGATAGATTCGTGAAACCGAAATCTTGGCAGAAGGTACCTAACCCATATTTGGAAGTGCTATCattcttaagttgcttcttaagcTTAAGGTCGGTGCAGAGGTCTATCCCCACGGTGGTAATGAAGCTTATTATATCCCCATAAGTTAAAATTCTGTAAGGGATTTTTCCCTCGAATCTATATTTGATTTTGGTTCTAACCTTGTCTGCGAACAGAGGAGGGAGACCACTAATAAAACGTTCTTTCCAAAAGTCATTGTTACAGTCAGGTCGAATCATGATTTTGACCCAAAAGGTGCCCTTATACCATCTAAAGTCTGCTAAATCTTTGCAGGTGAGGTTGTTAAGAATTTCAAGGCTTCTATCTTGAAATAACTTGGGCTCTCCTATAAAGTGTCTAGCTATATGATACAGGAGGGTAGCACAGGCGTCTTCTTTCACAACTTGCTGAAGGGTTTCTTGACCACTTTCACTCTTGACAACGATGGTTTCCATGGCCGTGGACTCATAGATAAGGCTCTTAACGTCATCTGTGAAATAGTTGTCCCACCAATgctttatcataccagtgaatcCTGATACAATCATGGTGGCTGCTTCTTTGTCAGAAGCTCCTCTAATTTTATAAGCCATAATAGCGACGctcatttcatggagtttgttatagatttggtGTTCTGCCAATCTATCAACATTCCATTCAGTGATGCCTCTACCATCATGATTTGAGGTGGAGAGGTAAGGGTTTCTTCAAACTAGACGTTTGGAGGAGAGGGTCGTTTGTAGTAGTTTTTCTTGGTAGAAAAACGTTCATTGGTAAGTTTTGAAAGAgagttcttttctttttggttgtTGGACTCGACTTTCTCTTTTtcagaaattttgaatttggagaGCTTCTCATTGATTTGCTTTAAGATTTTTCCAGAAAACTTAAAGTCATCACTAAGATTAGGGAATTTCTTCTTTTGGAACTCAGGGATTCTAAAGATAGGGTTGGTAGTGAGGCTAGGGCCTGGAATACTTTTGTCAGGAGTGGATGAGCTAAAAGAAAGATTTAAGCTCTTAGTCTCAcctatttgctgggagatagtatgaaggactagattagtatagttgtttttttCAACTATCCTATCTACGTCTCTGTTGAAGGGGGCTGATAGGGGTCGATCATACTTCTTCTtgaagggtgaagcattgaggaTTTCATTGTAATGAggaatttttattccttcaaggGGAGGAGTAACAGATTCAATCACTTTGTTACTCTgcgtataccatttattaatgataacatgaagggattcattttggttttccattctccCAGTGAATTCAAACTATCTAAAGAATTCGATGTCGCATCAAAGTCTTTTCATATcagctatccatagccgaccaaactccttttgatgatctttagaataggtactggtgtaccattttctttttattgcatCTTTTGGAAGATACTAGAGGACCTCAAGGGCTTTGAGGTCTGGAATGTACTCATCATGGGATTTGATGACCTCTAATCCTGGGTCAGTTCTAATCTTTTGTCGGGGTAAAGTAGGAGGAGGTTCCATGTCCGAGGCTATTGGACTGCCTGGCTTataaagatttttgatttttggggATTCATGAATCCGCGTATGTTGTTGATACTATACTTTGGGAACAGGACTAGAGAAGTCAACTCCTCTAATCTTCCCCTtgtcattatcattttcttcacttCCTTCTGGGTTTTTGGAGGTAGAAGCTCTGTGTGAGACAGATCTCCTAAATGAAGAATTTCTAGAGGGTTCAAAACCTAGAAATTTCAAATCAATGGATCCATCAGGATGCTGGATAACCCTTTCGATTTGTGATTTCTTCGGATAGGTAGGGAGAGGTTGAGTGATAGTATCAAAGTGCCAATCATTGTTATGCCTGATATCGTTCCAAACAAGAGCCTTGGGAACAAAGATGTTACTTCTGCCTTTGTTTGCTTCCATGAGGGTTGTAACACCCCTAGGGCTCGTGATTCTAGCTTTGGGAGCTAGGGTTGTACCCATTAGCCGataatatactctgtatattatcgctatttctctagtattatccttactgttcatgttttttgttttaacattaagtgttaaaacatccatgatgttaggatcattaatatccaTTGAGAAATTTGGgtagcaattaaagtataccgggccgtcggcgAGGTTACTTTGAATTATCCCTAAGAGAGAATCGTCGAAATTCAATAGACGAGCGTCTCTCAGAatagcacagacagggatatCAAGGCCTTgtctaaagagtggcttaatagccacttgaacaagtccaacatgaagataattaaactCATTTTTATATCTGTTTATGTCATGCTCAtttaataattgaattatttCTAAGGAATTATTAATGGCGACAGTAAACTCAGAggtcttgatattatgtttttttaataaaactaaatttaccaagttgataaatagttttaaaaggttCTTCTGGAATAttccagttttgaagatcattttcaatattagcaatctgagttgtttgagaagataaattaatagtatttttaatatGATTATTGGAAAAGACCTTCGAAGAAGAAATTTGTTCTGAATTTCCTAAtgccttttgggaaagaaaaagacaTTTAGTAGAACTTCCTTACATTACTGGTTTCAACGAACAGGCCATTCCTACTAAGGCTAGGcccattcaaatgaaccaagaaataatggaaatttgcaaaaatgagataaaccatttactaaaaaatgggattatcaGAACCTTAAATTCTCcttggagttgctctgccttttatgtaaataacagtgcagaaaaggagAGAGGAACACCTAGGCtcgtaataaattacaagcctttgaatgcggttttaaaatggatcagacatccgattcctaataaaagggatctTTTAACAAGAACTTTCAaagccaacctttacagtaagtttgatatgaagtcaggattctggcagattcaaattgctgaaaaggataaatacaagactgccttcaatgtcccttttggacattatgaatggaatgtcttaCCATTCGGTCTTAAAAATGCTCCATCAGagtttcaaaatatcatgaatagtATCTTTAATCCTTATAGTCATATGttgattgtttatattgatgatgtgcttattttcttattaaatattaattctcATTTTAAATATCTCaacactttctttaagattgttaagttTAATGGTTTAGTCATAAGTACAAAGAAAATGAAGCTCTTTcagacatctataagattcttagggcatgatctttatcaaggcAGTTGTAAACCTATTTGCAGGGCCAtagagttctcctccaaattccctaatgaaattagcGATAAAACCCAACTGCAAAGGTTTTTAGGAAGTCTTAACTATGTAGCAGACTTCATCCCTAACATTAGACAGGTCTGcgaacctctttacaaaagacttaaAAAGACCCCAGTTCCTTGGAGCTCTGATCAAATTAATGCTGTCATTAAGGTAAAAGAATTAGTCAGAaaccttccttgcttaggaattcctaaccctgaagcctttatgattgttgaaactgatgcttctgatatcggatttggagGTATCTTGAAGCAAAAAATTGATGCTAGTTCTTATGAACAATTAGTCAGATTTACATCTGGAATATGGAATTCTGCTCAAAGAaattacagcactgttaaaaaagaagttttatctatagtgctatgtatcaccaagtttcaagatgaccttattaataaagaatttttactacgAGTTGATTGCAAATCCgctaaagaaattttacaaaaggatgttaaaaatatggtttgaaaacaaatatttgctagatggcaagcccTCCTATCtaactttgattttcaaatagaatttatcaaaggaaaaaataattcccttcttgtttttctaacaagagaattcttacagggtCGAAATGAGACCCACTACACTGGGGAAAATCCTAGTAGGAAGCAAACAGGAACAAACCAagatggctagaccatttgatcTTCCGTCCACTTCATCAAACCCCTTGATATCATCAGTCCCTCAGAGGCCTGCACTAAAATCGAAACTACAGTCACCATTTCAGAACAAAtatgcagctttggcagaatttTCAAAGCTCCCT
This genomic interval carries:
- the LOC124894335 gene encoding uncharacterized protein LOC124894335; this translates as MAYKIRGASDKEAATMIVSGFTGMIKHWWDNYFTDDVKSLIYESTAMETIVVKSESGQETLQQVVKEDACATLLYHIARHFIGEPKLFQDRSLEILNNLTCKDLADFRWYKGTFWVKIMIRPDCNNDFWKERFISGLPPLFADKVRTKIKYRFEGKIPYRILTYGDIISFITTVGIDLCTDLKLKKQLKNDSTSKYGLGTFCQDFGFTNLSSPSSKKHRKKSYKSHRKSKPRQESSKKKSYKTSRKTRKKSSRNKDVCWTCGKTGHRAKDCKSGKKSKMNQLGLSEETKEKLFSILEDSSDSSDSSSSSSDDYSNEEFINATYEFDRSQSGQDYACNSTF